The DNA region CGCCCGGCAGGGCGTGCGCGAGCGAGTGGTCACGGGTGGTGGCCATCCGGAAGACGACGCACAGCATGCCCGTGACGATCGCGACGGTGCCGAGGATCACCAGCCAGTAGCCGATATCGACCGCCTTGAACCCGAGGAAGTCGGTGTGGCTCAGCACCAGCGACAAGCCGGTGACCGAGAGGATGGCCAGGCCGCCGGCGGCGAGCATGAACAGCGACCGCACCCGCAGCAGGATCGGGTTGGGACGGCTGTTGCGCGGCACCGACCAGGCGGTGTTGACGGCATTCTGCATCGAGAGGCCGAGGCCGAGCGCACCGTAGAGGGCGGCCAGACCACCGACGATGATCGCGCCGGTCGACCCGGTGAGCTCCTTGCGGCCGAGCTGGTCGCCGATGATCGGGAACTGCGCCAGCGCCGTGTCGAGCACCGCCTCCTGCAGGCCCGGGTTGCCCTCCAGCACGAAGCCGAGGATCGAGGAGGCGAGCAGCAGGATCGGGAAGACCGCGACGAACGCGTAGTAGGTGATGATCGCGGCGAGGTTGTTGCCCTGGTCCTCGTAGAACTTGTAGACGACAGCGATCGGGAACGCGACCGGCGGGAACCGGCGCTGAGCCCGATCCATTGCCTTCGCCGCTCCAGCCATAAGGGTCAGGCTAACCCCTGCCTGACCCGATAGATTGAACGTCGGTCAGGTCAGCAGGTCTGCACACTCGAGGAGATGACCCACCAGATGTCCAACTTCGGCCCGCCGACCGGGCCGCCGCCAGGCGCCCCGCAGGACCCCGCTCGTGGACCGGGCGAGCAGCCCCAGGCCCCGCCCTGGGCACAGCAGTCGTACGTCCCGGCCGGGCCGCCGCTCGCGACCTGGGGCCGCCGGGTGGCCGGTGCGCTGATCGACGTCGCCCTGCTGCTGCCGTTCTACCTGGTCGCCGGTGTGGGCGGTGGGCTGTCGCAGGAGTCCGGCTTCTTCGTCACCGCGTTCGGCCTGCTGGTGACCGTGGCCGGCTGGATCGGCGGGCTCGCCTTCGCCGTGTGGAACCACGTCCTCAAGCAGGGCCGCACCGGCTACACCATCGGCAAGGGGGTCGTCGGGATCAAGCTGGTCCGACGGGACTCGCAGGCCACGACGGGCGTCCCGGTCGCGCTGGCGCGGCAGTTCCTCCACGTCCTCGACGGGTTCTGCATGATCGGCTACTTGTGGCCGCTGTGGGACGACAAGAGGCAGACCTTCGCCGACAAGATCGTCGGCACGCTGGTCGTCGTGGAGCCCCGCTCTTAGCCGCAGCGCCCAGGCGTGTGCGCTGACATTTACGTTGAGATGTGGCCATACTCGGCCCCATGTCTAACTACGGCCCGCCTCCTGGCGCCCCGCAGGACCCCTCCGGCCAGCCTCTGCCGCCGACTCCGCCGCCCGCACCGGCCTACGGTCAGCCCAGCGCTCCGCCGCCTCCTCCCGCGCCGGGATACGGCGCTCCTGCCGCTCCCGGCTACGGCGCCGCCCCCGCCGCACCCGGCTACGGCGCCGCCCCGGCCGGCTACGG from Nocardioides luteus includes:
- a CDS encoding RDD family protein codes for the protein MTHQMSNFGPPTGPPPGAPQDPARGPGEQPQAPPWAQQSYVPAGPPLATWGRRVAGALIDVALLLPFYLVAGVGGGLSQESGFFVTAFGLLVTVAGWIGGLAFAVWNHVLKQGRTGYTIGKGVVGIKLVRRDSQATTGVPVALARQFLHVLDGFCMIGYLWPLWDDKRQTFADKIVGTLVVVEPRS
- a CDS encoding YihY/virulence factor BrkB family protein, giving the protein MDRAQRRFPPVAFPIAVVYKFYEDQGNNLAAIITYYAFVAVFPILLLASSILGFVLEGNPGLQEAVLDTALAQFPIIGDQLGRKELTGSTGAIIVGGLAALYGALGLGLSMQNAVNTAWSVPRNSRPNPILLRVRSLFMLAAGGLAILSVTGLSLVLSHTDFLGFKAVDIGYWLVILGTVAIVTGMLCVVFRMATTRDHSLAHALPGAITFAMLWQVLQYFGAEFVQHVLAATRGMNQTFALVLGLVAFLYIAALMVVISIEVNVVYSRHLWPRALLTLFTDDVELTEADRRAYASYALMQRHKGFETVAVTFDGPDGNTHEIVMDPSWLRKTARRIRRRDEFSRPLPPTTPPPPAPPGKLRAVPHPDEGERPRRTGP